From a single Candidatus Defluviilinea gracilis genomic region:
- a CDS encoding response regulator transcription factor, which yields MPDSIRILIVDDHAVVRKGLAMVLRLEPDLDVVGDAENGRVGLETALSLHPDIALVDLVMPEMDGQAMALALRKSDPQIKIMMLTGTEVDDRVFDLLSVGIEGYVFKNIEPAELVRAIHAVVNGEAYLHPAVMKKVLGKIQPQIAPFLLLTPREMEILDWMATPNTYKQIAVQLGVSEETVRSHAKNILEKMKQPNRTQAVLSAMKMKLIKLNG from the coding sequence ATGCCTGACTCGATCCGCATCCTCATTGTGGACGATCACGCCGTCGTCCGCAAAGGGTTGGCGATGGTTCTTCGTTTGGAACCAGATCTGGATGTGGTGGGCGATGCGGAGAACGGACGAGTCGGCTTGGAAACCGCGCTAAGCCTCCATCCTGATATCGCTCTTGTGGATCTGGTCATGCCTGAAATGGATGGGCAGGCGATGGCGCTCGCGTTGCGAAAATCGGATCCACAAATAAAGATCATGATGTTGACCGGTACAGAAGTGGATGACCGCGTGTTCGACCTCCTCTCTGTTGGCATCGAAGGCTACGTGTTCAAAAATATCGAACCTGCCGAACTGGTGCGCGCCATCCATGCGGTGGTAAATGGAGAGGCATACTTGCATCCTGCTGTCATGAAAAAAGTGTTGGGGAAAATTCAACCGCAGATCGCGCCGTTTCTTTTGCTTACACCGCGCGAAATGGAAATCCTTGATTGGATGGCGACCCCCAACACGTATAAGCAAATCGCTGTTCAATTGGGCGTCAGCGAGGAAACGGTGCGTAGTCATGCCAAGAATATCCTCGAGAAGATGAAACAGCCCAACCGGACCCAGGCGGTACTTTCCGCTATGAAAATGAAGTTGATCAAGTTGAACGGGTAA
- a CDS encoding tetratricopeptide repeat protein, producing the protein MSEDLPFGLWLKKRRKALDLTQSALADRVGCSLATIEKIESEERRPSMQIAELLADALEIPTNERETFLRIARRLKSDVGLASVSPILSPPPKTNVPIPPTPLIGRESELDGIRHLLANPECRLVSLTGQGGIGKTRLGIEFAIRQRDSFPGGVYYVALASIKTPDLIIPAIADAFSFSFSGPLDTKEQLFNHLARTANQPALLALDNLEHLLGESSVATDLIAEILQRFATIKILCTSRERLNLQGEWMFDLRGLPVPPLEHLDQMEEYSAPALFVNSARRINPKFQLTDADKPALFRICQLLEGIPLALELAAAWTGMLACAEIAREIESNMDFLATSMRNIPERHRSLRASFDHSWRLISDAERDALSRLSIFHGGFDRTAAEKVAGANLPQLSSLVSKSLVMRDESGRYSLHEAIRQYAYSHLEEAEPCCCQTCDRHSDFYLNFAAEYESKLKSALQQISMREMTAELDNLRAAWEWGVNNKKFETLGRSVRAFGWYYEVSGMIRDGITQLALLAKALNEQERGAQAIRTLGACYVQQGLLYFRSGQFAQAQGHYDQGIDLLRSVDAQSILADALIFSGALKHLNGDYLEAKAQIVEGLAYARAIKDDWFTAYGIYNLGHVDSLMGDCQKGYDQMIEGLALFRKIGDPHSISLGLNFLVDTQIALKKYEEAKASMRESIALCEQTQNRWGKGTAHRYLGLAMLADGQYDEARDCFQKSLEVFGEYFEGWDISITLTYLADATLLSGDETEAKTIYLDSLRHARRINSAPLMLLNLAGLAQLESRLSPDVSTRLDTSVAAGWLTLILNHPAATQETRQRARELRAKQKQRVSANALSLDDTVNAILK; encoded by the coding sequence ATGAGCGAAGACCTGCCCTTCGGTCTCTGGCTAAAGAAACGCCGCAAAGCGCTCGACCTCACGCAGAGCGCCCTGGCAGACCGCGTCGGATGCTCGCTCGCCACCATCGAAAAAATCGAATCGGAAGAACGCCGCCCCTCGATGCAGATCGCGGAGTTGCTGGCAGACGCGCTGGAGATTCCGACGAACGAGCGCGAAACTTTTTTGCGGATCGCCCGCCGCCTCAAATCTGACGTTGGGCTGGCTTCTGTTTCCCCGATCCTTTCCCCGCCCCCAAAAACGAACGTCCCCATCCCGCCCACGCCGTTGATCGGACGCGAATCCGAACTCGACGGAATCCGTCACCTGCTGGCGAATCCCGAATGCCGCCTCGTCAGCCTCACTGGTCAAGGTGGAATCGGCAAGACGCGGCTTGGGATCGAGTTTGCGATCCGTCAGCGCGATTCATTCCCAGGCGGAGTCTATTACGTGGCGCTGGCTTCCATCAAAACCCCCGACCTGATCATCCCCGCGATTGCCGACGCGTTCTCCTTTTCATTTTCAGGACCGCTCGACACGAAGGAACAATTATTCAATCACCTCGCGCGGACGGCGAATCAACCAGCGTTGCTGGCGTTGGATAATCTCGAACACCTGCTGGGAGAGTCATCCGTTGCGACAGATTTAATCGCCGAGATTCTCCAGCGATTTGCAACGATCAAAATTCTTTGCACCTCGCGCGAACGGCTCAACCTGCAAGGCGAGTGGATGTTCGACCTGCGCGGCTTGCCCGTGCCGCCGCTGGAACACCTCGATCAAATGGAAGAGTACAGCGCGCCCGCGTTGTTCGTCAACTCGGCGCGGCGCATCAACCCCAAATTCCAATTGACCGACGCGGACAAGCCCGCGCTCTTCCGCATCTGCCAACTGCTGGAGGGGATTCCGCTCGCGCTCGAACTCGCCGCGGCATGGACGGGCATGCTCGCCTGCGCGGAGATCGCCCGCGAGATCGAATCGAACATGGATTTCCTCGCCACGTCCATGCGCAACATCCCCGAACGGCATCGCTCCTTACGAGCCTCCTTCGACCATTCATGGCGGCTCATCTCCGATGCGGAGCGCGACGCGCTCAGCCGACTCTCCATCTTTCACGGCGGCTTCGACCGAACTGCGGCGGAAAAAGTCGCGGGGGCGAATCTGCCTCAGTTGTCGTCGCTCGTCTCAAAGTCGCTGGTGATGCGGGATGAGTCGGGACGATACAGTCTGCACGAAGCGATTCGTCAATATGCCTATTCCCATCTCGAAGAAGCCGAGCCGTGTTGCTGCCAGACCTGCGATCGTCACAGCGACTTCTATTTAAATTTTGCCGCCGAATATGAATCGAAATTGAAAAGCGCGTTACAACAAATCTCCATGCGCGAAATGACCGCCGAGTTGGATAACCTGCGCGCCGCATGGGAGTGGGGCGTCAACAATAAAAAGTTTGAAACGCTTGGGAGATCCGTCCGCGCCTTTGGCTGGTATTACGAAGTCTCAGGCATGATCCGCGACGGCATCACGCAACTGGCGCTGCTCGCTAAGGCGCTGAACGAACAGGAACGCGGCGCGCAAGCCATCAGGACTCTCGGCGCGTGTTATGTGCAACAGGGCTTGCTGTATTTCCGCAGCGGGCAATTCGCGCAAGCGCAGGGACATTATGATCAGGGTATTGACCTTCTTCGTTCAGTGGACGCGCAATCCATCCTCGCCGACGCGCTCATTTTCAGCGGCGCGCTCAAACATCTCAACGGCGATTATCTCGAAGCCAAAGCGCAGATCGTCGAGGGACTGGCTTACGCCCGCGCGATAAAAGACGACTGGTTCACCGCCTATGGCATTTACAATCTCGGTCACGTGGACAGTTTGATGGGCGATTGTCAAAAGGGCTACGATCAAATGATCGAAGGTCTCGCGCTCTTCCGCAAAATCGGCGACCCACATTCCATTTCGCTCGGCTTGAACTTTCTTGTAGATACGCAGATCGCGCTCAAAAAATATGAAGAAGCGAAAGCATCCATGCGCGAGAGCATCGCCCTGTGCGAGCAGACGCAAAACCGCTGGGGCAAAGGCACGGCGCATCGTTATCTCGGCCTCGCCATGCTCGCCGACGGTCAATACGACGAAGCGCGCGATTGCTTCCAAAAGAGTCTCGAGGTCTTCGGCGAATACTTCGAAGGCTGGGACATTTCCATCACCCTCACCTATCTCGCCGATGCGACCCTGCTCTCAGGCGATGAAACCGAAGCGAAAACAATTTACCTGGACTCACTGCGACACGCGCGCCGAATCAACTCCGCCCCGCTGATGCTGCTGAACCTCGCGGGACTCGCCCAACTCGAATCCCGCCTCTCTCCCGATGTCTCGACGCGGCTCGACACAAGCGTTGCGGCTGGGTGGCTGACCCTCATCCTGAATCACCCCGCAGCGACTCAGGAAACCCGTCAACGCGCGCGGGAGCTGCGCGCGAAACAAAAACAGCGCGTCTCTGCGAACGCGCTGTCGTTGGATGATACGGTGAATGCGATCTTGAAGTGA